The DNA region CGCGATCCGCGAACGGATCGGTAACTCGCCCGAGCGGGAGCGGGAGATCGTCCGCACCGAACTGGGCAAGATCAACCGCATCCGTCTGAACCGTCTCGCCGAGACCACCGAGGAAGAGAACCGATGAGCACCGACACCACCGCATCGGTGTCCACCCACATCCTGGACACCAGCATCGGCCGGCCGGCCGAGGGCGTGGCCATCACGCTCACGGCCCGCGCCGGCTCCGACGCCGCGTGGGTGGCCCTGGGCGGCTCCGCCACCGACGCGGACGGGCGCTGCAAGGACCTCCCGGCCCTGCCGGAGGGCACCACCCACGTACGGCTCGATTTCCGGACCGAGTCGTACTTCCTGACACAGCAGAACAAGCAAGCCGAGGCGCAGCAGGACGCCCCCGCGAATCGGGACAGCGGTGCGACCGGTGTGTTCTTCCCGGAGGTGGCGATCACGTTCGCCGTCGTCCCGGGCGAGCACTACCACGTACCGCTGCTGCTCAACCCGTTCGGCTACTCCGTTTACCGAGGGAGCTAGCAGACATGCCCACGATTCTCGGCCAGAACCAGTACGGCAAAGCAGAGAACCGCGTCGTCAAGATCACGCGCGACGGCGGCACGCACCACATCAAGGACCTGAACGTCTCCGTCGCGCTCTCCGGCGACCTCGACGACGTCCACCTCACCGGCTCCAACGCCCACTGCCTCCCCACCGACACGACGAAGAACA from Streptomyces fradiae includes:
- the uraH gene encoding hydroxyisourate hydrolase, whose amino-acid sequence is MSTDTTASVSTHILDTSIGRPAEGVAITLTARAGSDAAWVALGGSATDADGRCKDLPALPEGTTHVRLDFRTESYFLTQQNKQAEAQQDAPANRDSGATGVFFPEVAITFAVVPGEHYHVPLLLNPFGYSVYRGS